From Cucurbita pepo subsp. pepo cultivar mu-cu-16 unplaced genomic scaffold, ASM280686v2 Cp4.1_scaffold001205, whole genome shotgun sequence, the proteins below share one genomic window:
- the LOC111786241 gene encoding uncharacterized protein LOC111786241: protein MASWSAENATEAFLNTLKMGQKVNEPDVAEFISAMAAGNNAQLMVVAYETSADHKILALAAAARQTGGRVVCVIPRQEDLRLSQEILGVESYHGIEFVVGEAERVIRTHYREVDFVLIDCNLDSHVAVLDVVRSRKNSQRATVVVGFNAMSKRSVGGWSGGSTTHLLPIGKGLMVTKVGAEVSKSGGDGRRRRRSQWVVKVDKCTGEEHVFRVRLPQGKVIQA from the exons ATGGCTAGCTGGTCTGCTGAGAACGCCACTGAGGCCTTCCTCAACACCCTCAAAATG GGTCAAAAAGTGAACGAACCTGACGTTGCTGAGTTCATTTCAGCTATGGCTGCTGGAAACAACGCGCAGTTAATGGTTGTCGCATATGAAACATCCGCCGACCATAAGATTCTAGCACTTGCTGCGGCGGCCCGACAGACCGGCGGCCGAGTTGTCTGTGTAATTCCACGGCAGGAAGATCTTCGTCTCTCGCAAGAAATTCTCGGAGTTGAATCGTATCACGGAATCGAGTTCGTCGTGGGAGAAGCTGAGAGGGTTATTAGAACCCATTACAGAGAAgtggattttgttttgatcGACTGCAATCTGGACAGCCACGTGGCGGTGCTtgatgtcgttagatcgaggAAGAATAGTCAACGCGCTACCGTGGTGGTGGGTTTTAACGCGATGAGCAAAAGATCTGTTGGAGGGTGGTCCGGTGGATCGACAACGCATCTTTTGCCGATCGGGAAAGGGCTGATGGTGACGAAAGTGGGGGCGGAGGTATCGAAGTCCGGCGGTGatgggaggaggaggaggaggagccaGTGGGTTGTGAAGGTGGATAAATGCACCGGAGAAGAACATGTCTTTAGGGTTAGGCTTCCACAGGGGAAAGTCATTCAAGCCTGA